In Bactrocera oleae isolate idBacOlea1 chromosome 5, idBacOlea1, whole genome shotgun sequence, a genomic segment contains:
- the LOC106620837 gene encoding uncharacterized protein produces the protein MQATLLCVLLLGVLACHSVSGDLRYRGNAVHPDYPGQCYYEELRQPIPTNQSYKPINRDGRCESIFCRKDFVLEIRYCGRHNLQPNATCGIESDMRRAYPACCPRLVCQTDSNFI, from the exons ATGCAAGCCACTTTGCTGTGCGTTTTGTTGTTGGGTGTTTTGGCTTGTCATAGCGTTTCGGGGGATTTACGCTACCGCGGCAATGCAGTACATCCAG ATTATCCTGGTCAATGCTACTACGAGGAACTGCGCCAACCGATACCCACGAATCAGTCCTACAAGCCGATAAACCGTGATGGTCGTTGTGAATCGATTTTCTGTCGCAAAGACTTTGTGCTCGAAATTCGATA CTGCGGCCGCCACAATCTGCAGCCGAACGCGACATGCGGCATCGAATCGGATATGCGGCGCGCATATCCAGCTTGTTGTCCGCGCTTAGTGTGTCAAACCGACagcaatttcatttaa
- the LOC106626045 gene encoding uncharacterized protein gives MKQYLLLLLAAVCLYASSEARSPQACGYTTLDGKMVFLRYFPGVKEGEEYIDNGSGVDGLCLQRAVCQEDYSTKVDSCNDYKVDCNKRENVETTFPACCVKC, from the exons ATGAAacaatatttgttgttattattggcGGCTGTGTGTTTGTACGCCAGCAGCGAAGCCA GGTCACCGCAGGCCTGTGGCTATACCACACTCGATGGAAAAATGGTGTTTTTACGTTATTTTCCCGGCGTGAAGGAGGGAGAGGAATACATCGATAACGGCAGTGGAGTGGATGGTTTGTGCTTGCAAAGAGCCGTGTGCCAGGAGGACTATTCTACAAAAGTGGATTC TTGTAATGACTACAAAGTGGACTGCAATAAACGTGAAAACGTCGAAACCACATTCCCAGCGTGCTGCGTGAAGTGTTAA
- the LOC106620839 gene encoding uncharacterized protein, producing MKLLTVISLALCVVARAQQVSYVPNSPDPNNPGHCFHNELQLAIKLNETLKPANVDLCAELTCEREALIRVNHCTRTFRPSFCEDSQWHPTDFSKQYPDCCEHYECNK from the exons ATGAAATTGTTAACAGTAATAAGCCTCGCTTTGTGCGTAGTTGCGAGAGCGCAGCAAGTGTCCTACGTGCCCAACTCGCCTGATCCAA ATAATCCGGGTCATTGCTTCCACAATGAGCTGCAGCTTGCCATCAAACTGAACGAGACGCTCAAACCAGCCAATGTAGACTTGTGCGCCGAATTGACCTGCGAGAGGGAAGCACTCATACGTGTCAATCATTGTACACGCACGTTCCGTCCCAGTTTCTGTGAGGACTCACAGTGGCACCCCACAGATTTTAGTAAACAGTATCCGGACTGTTGTGAACATTACGAATGCAATAAATAG
- the LOC106620838 gene encoding uncharacterized protein, with amino-acid sequence MKTTEFLCVLLLLVVLCSPHASSVKSCSYTALTGGPQVVTYDAATDKSVEYVDYGSNTNGICVQRARCSREYVTQVIKCSDLRITCENRKLFEGEFPACCVKC; translated from the exons ATGAAAACAACTGAATTCCTTTGTGTGCTGCTTCTGCTAGTTGTGCTCTGCAGTCCCCATGCTT CCTCAGTCAAGAGTTGCAGTTACACCGCGCTGACCGGCGGCCCTCAAGTGGTAACGTACGATGCCGCCACAGATAAGAGCGTGGAATATGTGGATTATGGCAGCAATACAAATGGTATCTGCGTACAGCGCGCGCGGTGCAGTAGGGAATATGTGACGCAAGTGATCAA ATGCAGCGATCTGCGCATAACTTGTGAAAATCGCAAATTATTTGAGGGAGAGTTTCCGGCCTGCTGTGTGAAGTGTTGA